The Nymphaea colorata isolate Beijing-Zhang1983 chromosome 5, ASM883128v2, whole genome shotgun sequence DNA segment CAGAATGGGTTAGTGGAACGAAAACACAGGTCAGTTACTGAACTTGGATTAACTCTATTGTTTCATAGTAATGTTCCCGCTAAACATTGGGTAGAAGCCTTTACTACTGCTGTGTGGCTCATAAACCGGCTGCCAACGTCCACGCTCCAAATGCTAAGTCCATATGAAAGATTTCTTGATAAACCTCCCGACTATTCTTGCCTAAGGACCTTTGGGTGTAGATGTTTTCCCTACATCAAGAGCTACAACAAACATAAGTTTGAACCCAAATCCTTACCTTGTGTCTTCATAGGATATAGTGACCAACACAAAGGATATCGCTGCCTTTATCCCTTGACAAACCGGGTATATATTTCAAGACACatagtgtttgatgaaaaatgttttccCTTCAAGGAAGGATCGGCTAGCACACACCTGAATTACAATTTTGCTCATGATCTAGTATCTTTCTCTCCGGTCGCCATTCAACCTAATCAGCCAGCTCTCATCGAAGTGAACCCTCATGACGTTGCCAGACTCCATAATAGTGAACCAGATCCCTCTCTTTGTACCTCTAATACACCATCAACACCTAGCTCACCATCTTCTTTTTCACCATCGCCACCTAGCTCGCCACCTCTCCCCTCACCATTGCTACCTAGCTCGCCACTTCTTCCCTCACCATCACCTCCGAGTTCTTCTTCTCCCATTCCATCTCATGCCTTACCCAATACCATGACCAGACCATCTCACCCTATGGTCACACGCTCTCAACATGGTATTGTCAAACCCAAtcccaaatacatattaaccACCATTGCTCCCGCTGAACCTAAAAACTTTTCAACTGCTCTCAAACATCCCGGCTGGAGGCATGCTATGGAAGATGAAATGGCAGCTTTGATTGCAAATGATACTTGGACCTTGGTACCTCGTGATCCCTCCATGCATATCATTGGCAGTCGATGGGTTTATAAAACCAAATTGAATAGTGAAGGACAGATTGACAGACTTAAGGCAAGACTGGTGGCACAAGGCTATACTCAAATTGAAGGTGTGGATTTTCTTGAAACCTTCTCACCAGTTGTTAAACCAGCAACTATTCGGATCATTCTTTCTGTTGCTCTTATGAATGGCTGGTCTCTtaaacaacttgatgtcaaaaatgcctttttacATGGATATTTGACTGAAACTGTTTTCATTGAGCAACCTCCAGGTTTCAAAGATGCACAATTCCCTCAACATGTCTGCAAATTGAATCGTGCTCTATATGGTCTCAAACAGGCCCCACGAGCGTGGTATGATCGCTTTGCTCAATTTTTattctctcacaattttcaagctAGTTCTGCAGATCCATCGTTATTTGTGAGACTCCAACAATCTACTGTTACCATCCTTCtcttatatgtggatgatatcattctcacTGGCAGCAGTCCAACTTTTCTTGCCTCCTTTCAAGCTGAAGTATCTCGTACCTTTGCTATGACTGATCTTGGTGACTTACATTACTTTCTAGGCATTCAAGTCCAACACACTGTTTTCGGCCTGTTTCTCAATCAGCAACGCTATGCTATGGACATCCTAGAACGTGCTTAGATGCAATCATGCCGCTCAATTGTTACGCCGATAGTTACCAATGTCTGTACCAACAACActgtagaagaagaagcatatcccaATGCTACGATGTATCGCTGTCTTGTCGGAGCTCTGCAATATCTTACTTTCACTCGACCAGACATCACTTATGCTGTTAACTATCTGTcacagtttatgcatgctccttcCTTGCACCATTTTCACTTGCTGAAACGTATTCTTCGCTATATTCAGGGCACTATTTCTCCTGGAATGCAATTTTTTAAGCCTAACAAATTATCAATCCGcgcttattctgatgcagattgggctggctGCCCCTCCACTCGTCGTTCTACTACTGGCTACTGCACGTTTCTAGGCCCCAATTGCATTTCTTGGGCATCAAAAAAGCAACAAAGTGTTGCGTGAACCTCTTGTGAAGCCGAATACCGTGCCCTTGCAATGGCTGCAGCAGAGCTCACTTGGATAACATTTATTCTTAGAGATCTTGGACTGTTTCTTTCTCAACCCCCTTTGTTATTATGTGACAATGTTTCTGCCCTGCAATCCACCATCAAAACGGCACATCACTCCCGGATCAAGCATattgaacttgattttcatttcgttCGAGAAAAGGTGGCTCTTGGATCCTTATTTACTCAATATATTTCGTCCACTCATCAGCTAgctgatatgtttacaaagCCTCTTCCTCATTCTCGGTTGACAGCTCTAAGTCACAATCTCGGTCTCCGTTACAATCTACGCTCGAGATTGAAGGGGGATGTTAACGCACAAGCTGCTGGTAGTTACAGCTATCCACCGCATGAGGATCTTGTTGCCAATtcaacaaatgaagaagatcatgacaaatccagcaaaaCGGCAACTATACCAGCCAGATTGGACGAAATCAATCAAAATCACAAGGTAATTGAAGGAAATCATGAAGATCCtgacaaatccagcaaaaaggcaactatatcTGTTAAAACTGAGGAAATCTATCAAGATCACAGAAGCACGAATccaggcaagaaaagtggcaacgaATTATCATCAAGAGTAAAGGAAAGTAGTAACGTCcctttatcaaaagaaaaagaaaggattatggaaacaagaaaatcaaggaaggattgCTTTAAATCTGTAATCAATCCTTTCTACAATTATGTATAAAGTCTCATATCAAGGGAACCTCATATCATCGCCTAAAGTGGTGTGAGAGATAGTGGACGTAGGAATTTAttccgaaccacttaaaaatCTTAGTATTGCATCTGTTTCTTTAAACTCTAAGGCAGCATTGCTATTGGTTTCAAAAACAATGCTGATATTGGCATCATCGCGTTCGTAGATGTAGAGGAGGTAGCAAGGCATAGTCAGAAAAGGGCAGATCTCTTTAGTATATCTAGCAAACTTGGCTCTCTCTTCCAGAAACTAAGAAGGTAAGAATATTACATTAATTGGTGCATTTCGTATTTTGTACCACccacagagaagaagaaaatttctgTTGACTGCTGGAATCATTATTTCATGGAATGCAGACACAATTCAGGTCTTCCAGCATGTGTATGCTTGGAAACTCACAGAGCGAAAAGATAATTCCTGCTGCTGGGAATAAATTAACTTGTAATAAAGAAGTTTGCttagtaattttatttatttttctttttcttttttttttggagttttatTGGGAGGAAACCACCTGCCTGAGTGACTTTCTTGGCTGGCCGAGGACATAAAATTCCCCCAAGTCCAATATTCAAGTACTGCTCCTATGGTCTTGATATGCAATGGCTGTTCTGATTGTCTCGCTGTAGAATGATATGGAACTGCCATTGACATACTTGAAAATTAGTGtaccatttttcattttcccgaAAAGGGTGCTCGAGCTAAGGGACCATGCTGGGCTTGGGTCTATAGTACCAGTTCGTTCATTTCATTGCCCTTCCTGGAATGGGTCGGTGCCCCTTGCCCAACGTGCAGATTTCAAACCTATCATGGAAACCACAAAAACaacatatgaaaggaaaaacctCCTTATCCCTTTGACATTCAAAAACCCCTCCTTTGGAGCAAATATACAAGTTTTTAGTGTTTCAAAAAATACTTCTATTGAAGTAACTCTCATGCAAAAAGCCTAGCATTGATCAATTTAGTTTAAATACTAAAAGATGGTCTGATTTTCAACTAGTTAACTTCTCCTTCACATAATACTTTCACTAGAGGCAAATGAAAATGACTATCTTGAGTACCAAATCAAATGAGTTTAAACTTCTAACTAactttctctctgtctttctctatctAAGTAAACATTCATAGAGATAgtaaaaaacacaagaaagtcTACCATCATAGAGAAATGCAATGGTTGCCAAGTTATTGAATCCAAAGGAGTACTTCAAATATTATAGAGAGGGGTATTATAGTCATTTTGATAAATAAACATCCTCATCAGTTCATTTTGCCCTTATAAGTGGATCTCTTTTATCAATTAGAATGGCACTTTTGACATTTTGGGCAAAGACAAACAAATCTCATGTTCTAGCTAGctccaatatataactctgaaCATCAAGTCGAGTatgttgaaattgaaattaaaagtttaaacactttCCCTTCTTGCATTTGTGTTCAGTCCTAATTCTAAATGTAAATTTAACTGAAGCCATATACGAGAAAGCTGCTGTGTATTTCATAAACTTGCAAGCTACAAGAAAGTATTGGTCAAtccagaaaatagaaaataatgtGAAGtctactataaaaaaaaaagtactataTTTTTAGCTTAATTACTTGTCATTTGTTAATATCAGTTCCATTTGGAAATGTAATTTGATCAAAATTAagtttttgacaaaaccaaCATTTGACACCATAAACAGCATCATTTTGCCTCTAAAGTACCATCTAAAGGCATCATTTAATCATGCCGTTGAGAATTTTCAGCAGCATGTGGAGTTACGTCTGATTAAACATGGTTGAAGTTCAAGCTTTAAAAACGTACTCACTCTAATgtttatgtaaatgaaaagagagtttCAGGACAACCAGGCAAGGCGGTATGGTACTTCTTCACTGAAAAGATAAAGGTTTTTGATCCTTCACTTTTTAATGTTTAAGATATTTCTCTTGGAAGTTGAAATTGCCCACATAAAAAAAGGAGCAAATTCCAAAGTATCATTTATCCTAGTTGCAGCTATATCCTAATGTAGATTTGATTGAATGTATTCTAACTCCAAACACACTTGGGACGAGTGGACCCGATTACCTAGTCATGCATTTGCTGGGTCACAGCTATCTCGCGGATGGGAATTTCTTCCACCATCTTGTGTTTGAATTCCCTTAAAAGCACCATTTAATTTGGTTAATGTTGTAAAGACGGAATTTTGATACTTGTGTATCTTTTCAGGAAGTACATCTCAAGGAtattgtaatcaccccaaattttcctAAAAAGACAATGTTAATTTACCCAAGCACGAAACCCAAATTTAgatgcaagattcaaatccaaaatacaactttcagatccaaatttgatccaaaGCCCAAGTTCAGACCCAAAATTCAAATCGCATccgaaacaaaaaaaatatgagcaTCGCGCACGGACCTTCCCTTTGctttaaaaactcatttctcatgccaaaaGATTTTCTAAACCCAAGTCGCACGCTCGAACGAGTTGACAACCaactaaaccaaaatcagatttggagagAGCTTGGGCAGGGGCCTGCAACAATGCAGGCCCCCTcccccctccttttctttgcaaaaCTGACCCTTGGTTGTcggtttttgaaatttttgggtgggcaatagccctgcccacaGCCCAAAGgagtatttgcaaaaaaaaaaaaaaaaaaaaaattcaaaattctttgaatttcggctgaaaatgttgtgaaattcaaaaaaaatcaaattttgatttttggctctaaaattctctataaatacaCCCAcaatcccccctcttgggctTGATCTTGCCCTTGCAGAAACTCTAGTGCATTCTCCCTTGAAGATTGAGAGTTTTTCCCCTAGCTCTCTTCCTCTAGTGCATTCTCCTTCTCCAACCTTGAGAGCGGGCTTCATCAAGCTACAACcttcttggaggcatcatcttgaagcttcactcaaggggatcttaaagttaaggtgttcattttttcaaaagctattctcactagagatatgtaatcaatatctcacttctttctttcttcattttcctctctttttcctcttcctatGGCCAAAAGAGACTGCCCTCAATCTCTATGTTAGAGACAAGACGCTATCCTCAAAtgcaccaggagcatggaaagatgagatggtCTTTCATT contains these protein-coding regions:
- the LOC116254437 gene encoding uncharacterized mitochondrial protein AtMg00810-like, with the translated sequence MQSCRSIVTPIVTNVCTNNTVEEEAYPNATMYRCLVGALQYLTFTRPDITYAVNYLSQFMHAPSLHHFHLLKRILRYIQGTISPGMQFFKPNKLSIRAYSDADWAGCPSTRRSTTGYCTFLGPNCISWASKKQQSVA